One genomic window of Ficedula albicollis isolate OC2 chromosome 18, FicAlb1.5, whole genome shotgun sequence includes the following:
- the MMD gene encoding monocyte to macrophage differentiation factor, which produces MNHPAPANSRYKPTCYEHAANCYTHAFLIVPAIVGSALLHRLSDDRWEKITAWMYGVGLCALFSVSTVFHIISWKKSHLRTMEHCFHMCDRMMIYVFIAASYAPWLNLRELGPLASHMRWFIWLMAAGGTLYVFLYHEKYKIVELFFYLAMGFSPALVVTSMSNTEGLQEVAWGGLIYCLGVVFFKSDGVIPFAHAIWHVFVATAAAVHYYAIWKYLYRSPADIIRHL; this is translated from the exons ATGAaccacccagctccagccaacAGCCGCTACAAACCCACTTGCTATGAACATGCTGCTAACTGTTACACACATGCA TTTCTCATTGTCCCTGCCATCGtgggcagtgccctgctgcACCGGCTCTCCGACGACCGCTGGGAGAAGATCACAGCCTGGATGTACGGGGTGGGGCTCTGCGCCCTCTTCAGCGTCTCCACCGTGTTCCACATCATCTCCTGGAAAAAGAGTCACTTAAG GACAATGGAGCATTGCTTTCACATGTGTGACAGAATGATGATCTATGTCTTCATTGCAGCATCCTATGCACCATG GTTAAATCTCCGTGAGCTGGGACCTCTGGCATCTCACATGAGATGGTTTATCTGGCTGATGGCTGCTGGAGGAACCCTTTATGTATTTCTCTACCATGAAAA GTATAAGATCGTTGAACTCTTTTTCTATTTAGCGATGggattttctcctgctcttGTAGTGACATCCATG agcaACAccgaggggctgcaggaggtggcCTGGGGAGGCCTGATCTATTGCTTGGGTGTGGTGTTCTTCAAGAGTGATGGAGTGATCCCCTTTGCCCACGCCATCTGGCACGTCTTCgtggccacagcagctgctgtccatTACTATGCCATCTGGAAGTACCTTTACAGAAGTCCTGCAGACATCATCCGTCACTTATGA